The Dysidea avara chromosome 13, odDysAvar1.4, whole genome shotgun sequence genome includes a region encoding these proteins:
- the LOC136242813 gene encoding ubiA prenyltransferase domain-containing protein 1-like: MTAITTYLSAVRPQMFPLSFIPVLLGAVLGYKCCSQFSSGLFFVTVLSIILIHAAGNLVNTYYDYMRGVDTSLSDDRTLVDNMLKPEQVVNFSSYLYALGIICVLLLMVFSNAHGTQLAIMYFGGFLVSFSYTGGYGLKYHALGDVVFIVVFGPLVVLVSFMIQIGIFSSLPLVLSVPLAFFSEAVFHSNNTRDMEADKKANITTLAILVGKEISYFLYALFIFTPYIIFIAWGINYSLFLMLPVITLPGALQLERQFRAGKLYENPAATARLSLSAGVLFAVGCLLSSDMPFLLIKDVNSHKLPVY; this comes from the coding sequence ATGACAGCTATCACTACGTATCTATCAGCAGTGCGTCCTCAAATGTTCCCCCTGTCCTTTATCCCAGTATTGTTGGGTGCTGTACTTGGCTACAAATGCTGTTCTCAGTTCAGTTCTGGTTTGTTCTTCGTTACCGTGCTATCCATAATACTAATCCATGCTGCTGGGAATCTTGTCAACACTTACTATGATTACATGAGAGGAGTGGACACAAGCTTATCTGATGATCGTACACTGGTGGATAACATGTTAAAGCCAGAGCAAGTGGTGAACTTTTCATCATATTTGTATGCCTTAGGTATCATATGTGTGTTGTTACTGATGGTCTTCTCCAATGCACATGGTACACAACTTGCCATTATGTACTTTGGAGGGTTCTTGGTGTCATTTTCTTACACTGGTGGATATGGTCTGAAGTATCATGCCCTTGGTGATGTTGTGTTTATTGTAGTGTTTGGACCGTTGGTTGTATTAGTGTCCTTTATGATCCAAATTGGTATCTTCTCATCTCTTCCGTTAGTGCTATCAGTACCTCTAGCTTTCTTCTCTGAAGCTGTTTTCCATAGTAACAATACAAGAGATATGGAAGCTGACAAGAAAGCTAACATCACAACTCTTGCTATCCTAGTCGGAAAAGAGATTTCATATTTCCTCTATGCACTTTTCATATTTACGCCTTACATAATTTTCATTGCCTGGGGAATCAACTACTCTCTCTTCTTAATGCTACCAGTGATTACTCTACCTGGTGCCCTACAGTTGGAAAGACAGTTTAGAGCTGGCAAGTTGTATGAGAATCCAGCAGCTACTGCAAGACTGAGTCTGTCAGCTGGTGTGCTCTTTGCTGTTGGCTGTCTGTTGTCTTCGGATATGCCATTTCTACTCATAAAAGATGTAAACTCACATAAGCTACCTGTTTATTAA
- the LOC136242613 gene encoding ubiA prenyltransferase domain-containing protein 1-like, which translates to MTAITTYISAVRPQLFPLSFIPVLLGAVLSYKCCSQFSFGLFFITVLSIMLIHAAGNLVNTYYDYMGGVDTKLSDDRTLVDSMLKPEQVVNFASCLYALGIICVLLLMVFSNAHGTQLAIMYFGGFLVSFSYTGLKYHALGDVVFIVVFGPFVVLVSFMIQIGIFSFLPLVLSVPLAFFSEAVFHSNNTRDMEADKKANITTLAILVGKEISYFLYALFIFTPYIIFIAWGVNYSLFLMLPVITLPGALQLERQFRAGKLYENPSATARLSLSAGGLFVIGCLLSSDMPFLLVKM; encoded by the coding sequence ATGACAGCAATCACTACGTATATATCAGCAGTGCGGCCTCAATTGTTCCCCCTGTCCTTTATCCCAGTATTGTTGGGTGCTGTACTGAGCTACAAATGCTGTTCTCAGTTCAGCTTCGGTCTGTTCTTCATTACTGTCCTATCCATAATGCTTATCCATGCTGCTGGGAATCTTGTCAACACTTACTATGATTACATGGGAGGAGTGGACACAAAGTTATCTGATGATCGTACACTGGTGGATAGTATGTTAAAGCCAGAGCAAGTGGTGAACTTTGCATCATGTTTGTATGCATTAGGTATCATTTGTGTGTTATTACTGATGGTCTTCTCCAATGCACATGGTACACAACTTGCCATTATGTACTTTGGAGGGTTCTTGGTGTCATTTTCTTATACTGGTCTGAAGTATCATGCTCTTGGTGATGTTGTGTTTATTGTAGTGTTTGGACCATTTGTTGTATTAGTTTCCTTTATGATCCAGATTGGTATCTTCTCATTTCTTCCGTTAGTGCTATCAGTACCTCTAGCTTTCTTCTCTGAAGCTGTTTTCCATAGTAACAATACAAGAGATATGGAAGCTGACAAGAAAGCTAACATCACAACTCTTGCTATCTTAGTTGGAAAAGAGATTTCATATTTTCTCTATGCACTTTTCATATTTACGCCTTACATAATTTTCATTGCCTGGGGAGTCAACTACTCTCTCTTCTTAATGCTACCAGTGATTACTCTACCTGGTGCCCTACAGTTGGAAAGACAGTTTAGAGCTGGCAAGTTGTATGAAAATCCATCAGCTACTGCAAGACTGAGTCTGTCAGCTGGTGGGCTCTTTGTTATTGGCTGTCTGTTGTCCTCGGATATGCCATTTCTACTCGTAAAGATGTAA
- the LOC136243418 gene encoding sigma non-opioid intracellular receptor 1-like, producing the protein MKALFRWALYLLILTISIALVHMWITNKQYLFDRETIFAITKKAIAKLNTTGKATHVEIFDEVAKGLEAKYKTHIIPKSDRQWLFVNAGGWMASFYLMHASLTEYVYFMGTAMQTSGHAGRHWLNISSIVVGGEFREWKEGTTESIVLYPGDTTFQAWGTTVGMDWKAGTWVVVYSRGISVPTLVVCLVDTLTGTTDVYNLYKLTVLWGKALMNELMQLKF; encoded by the exons ATGAAGGCGCTCTTTCGTTGGGCTTTGTATTTACTCATCCTTACTATATCCATTGCACTAGTACATATGTGGATAACGAACAAGCAATATCTCTTCGATAGAGAGACGATTTTTGCCATCACCAAGAAAGCCATCGCTAAGCTTAACACTACAG GTAAAGCAACACATGTTGAGATCTTTGATGAAGTAGCTAAAGGTTTGGAGGCCAAGTACAAAACACACATCATCCCCAAATCTGATAGACAATGGTTGTTTGTCAATGCCGGTGGATGGATGGCATCATTTTATCTCATGCACGCATCACTCACTGAATATGTGTACTTCATGGGCACAGCCATGCAAACGTCAGGCCATGCAG GACGACACTGGCTGAACATATCTAGTATAGTTGTTGGTGGTGAATTCAGGGAATGGAAAGAAGGAACCACTGAAAGTATTGTCCTATATCCTG GTGATACAACCTTTCAAGCGTGGGGAACTACAGTTGGAATGGATTGGAAGGCTGGCACTTGGGTTGTGGTATATAGTCGTGGCATCTCAGTTCCAACATTGGTAGTGTGTTTAGTGGACACCCTAACTGGAACTACCGACGTTTATAACCTGTACAAGCTAACTGTGTTATGGGGAAAGGCATTGATGAATGAACTCATGCAATTAAAATTTTAG